A DNA window from Maribellus comscasis contains the following coding sequences:
- the cas6 gene encoding CRISPR-associated endoribonuclease Cas6, translated as MRFQITLNRTTKQRMLPMDYQYYISAWIYKVLKQADKDFAQFLHEQGYGQNTTKLYKLFCFSRLDFGKPKLWKEKKLFEISEHTIILQISFDVTEAASNFIKGLFMKQEFYLGDKFNGIDFKVAGVEALPEPKFSETMYYRLQTPWVVSFKTETDKHPQYLSPNDKDFDTLAIKHLVEKYKSTRKAEFIDSGQISFKRITDFKRAGFVIKPGTSQKSRIVGNLFDFELTAPPEIHRMIWGAGVSEKSSTGFGWCEITNGPDSV; from the coding sequence ATGAGATTTCAAATCACTCTAAACCGCACCACAAAGCAACGTATGTTGCCCATGGATTACCAATATTACATCAGTGCCTGGATTTATAAAGTACTGAAACAAGCCGATAAAGATTTTGCCCAATTTCTTCACGAACAAGGTTACGGGCAAAACACAACCAAATTATACAAACTCTTTTGTTTTTCGCGGTTGGATTTTGGAAAGCCCAAACTATGGAAAGAGAAAAAGTTGTTTGAAATATCGGAACATACAATCATACTGCAAATTAGTTTCGATGTAACCGAAGCTGCTTCCAATTTTATAAAAGGATTGTTTATGAAGCAGGAATTTTACCTGGGTGATAAGTTTAATGGTATCGATTTTAAAGTTGCAGGTGTTGAAGCTTTGCCCGAACCTAAATTTTCTGAAACAATGTACTATCGTCTGCAAACGCCTTGGGTTGTTAGTTTTAAAACGGAAACAGACAAACATCCGCAATATCTTTCACCCAACGACAAAGATTTTGACACGCTTGCCATAAAACATTTGGTTGAAAAATATAAGAGTACAAGGAAAGCGGAATTTATTGATTCCGGGCAAATCAGTTTTAAAAGAATTACTGATTTCAAACGTGCCGGGTTTGTAATAAAACCCGGAACCTCGCAGAAATCAAGAATTGTGGGCAATTTGTTCGATTTTGAGCTGACTGCACCTCCGGAAATACACCGCATGATTTGGGGGGCAGGCGTAAGTGAGAAAAGCTCCACTGGATTTGGATGGTGTGAAATAACCAATGGACCTGACAGCGTCTGA
- a CDS encoding 3-keto-disaccharide hydrolase, giving the protein MTVFDFPVYFPVNPCRRNRYRKFRWFYGFIAPAVYAAKKPGEWQTYEITLVSRHVTVSLNGIEVIPTVPSPGITLGSPDSNEGEPGPIMIQGDHGPVEFRKFVITPSVN; this is encoded by the coding sequence ATGACTGTCTTTGATTTTCCGGTTTATTTCCCTGTCAATCCTTGTAGGAGAAACCGATATCGTAAGTTCAGATGGTTTTACGGTTTTATTGCACCAGCGGTTTATGCAGCCAAAAAGCCGGGTGAATGGCAGACCTATGAAATTACGCTTGTTAGCCGCCATGTTACAGTTTCACTTAATGGAATCGAAGTTATTCCAACCGTCCCATCCCCGGGGATAACATTAGGATCGCCTGATAGCAATGAAGGAGAACCCGGACCAATTATGATTCAGGGTGACCATGGTCCTGTTGAATTTCGCAAATTTGTTATTACTCCGTCAGTTAATTGA
- a CDS encoding type I CRISPR-associated protein Cas7, which yields MNFDNRVFGCAIVKAINSNYNADFSGQPRTLPNGIVYATDKAFKYTVRYYFTKMYPNEKVFYFQTPKPDTGNPRSLDDKYNFLFKDTKDEKDKKIVNGNLLKCIDIRLFGATYANKAKKVNISIHGPLQVNHAKNIWHENNIYTEQIKAPFADPKPKKEKTEEGEESFDEAAMTTIGRQSKLQEGHYLHHFSINPQNLKDPLEVAGELGTALLKEDIIKLKAAMRQGATFYDSASKAGTDNEILFWLQLNKDSKLILPAFTDLVKTLPEKQEGKTVFDFEKVSQLLSCFSSEIETIEFYINGQSAMAINLPEGCTSLPLFGNNGEEA from the coding sequence ATGAATTTCGACAACAGAGTTTTTGGATGTGCCATTGTAAAGGCAATTAATTCAAATTACAATGCAGATTTTTCTGGACAACCCCGGACATTACCTAACGGTATCGTGTATGCAACAGACAAAGCGTTTAAATATACTGTTCGCTATTATTTTACGAAAATGTACCCAAATGAAAAGGTTTTCTACTTTCAAACTCCTAAACCGGACACAGGAAATCCGCGAAGTTTAGATGATAAATACAATTTTCTTTTTAAGGATACTAAAGATGAAAAAGATAAAAAAATAGTAAATGGAAATTTGTTAAAATGCATAGATATAAGACTGTTTGGCGCAACCTATGCTAACAAAGCAAAAAAAGTAAATATTTCAATTCATGGCCCATTGCAGGTTAACCATGCTAAAAATATATGGCATGAAAACAATATTTATACGGAACAGATTAAAGCACCTTTTGCAGACCCTAAACCAAAGAAGGAAAAAACAGAAGAGGGCGAAGAATCTTTTGACGAAGCAGCAATGACAACAATAGGACGTCAATCCAAACTTCAAGAAGGACATTATTTACATCACTTCTCCATAAATCCACAAAATTTAAAAGATCCATTAGAAGTAGCTGGAGAACTTGGAACAGCCCTATTAAAAGAAGACATTATTAAACTAAAAGCAGCGATGCGTCAAGGGGCAACTTTTTACGATTCGGCATCAAAAGCCGGTACCGATAACGAAATTTTATTCTGGCTACAACTAAACAAAGATTCTAAACTCATCCTCCCTGCGTTTACTGATTTGGTAAAAACATTACCTGAAAAACAGGAAGGAAAAACAGTTTTTGATTTTGAAAAAGTTAGTCAGTTGTTATCCTGTTTTAGCTCCGAAATAGAAACGATAGAATTCTATATCAATGGGCAGTCGGCTATGGCAATAAATTTACCGGAAGGATGCACTAGCTTGCCATTGTTTGGAAATAATGGAGAAGAAGCATGA
- a CDS encoding type I-B CRISPR-associated protein Cas5, with protein MKTVISFDLHADMGFLKKPDINEKVYLTYNMLHKPCVLGILGAIVGLQGFTKNKEFPNYYKKLKSIPIGIKPIGSYCDNGNFSKIVIKYNNATCFANKGIEGNPNVQAILNIAEQTLIRPAYRIFLLLDLEKENEQTLYNRIRQQEASFIPYLGKNDYSAWWYKEDVKTDDGAILFQGVKEYNILQDEFKDNYKIETVFVKQKPVVESVVEEGEEDDFSDNFQISDFGTYVYFEKLPLKYNEQLYQYDYADFALTDSKLKVGSLPTENLYHIQEQDSRQRFVVQLN; from the coding sequence ATGAAAACAGTTATCTCATTCGATTTGCATGCCGATATGGGGTTTCTGAAAAAGCCGGATATAAACGAGAAGGTTTATCTTACTTATAATATGCTCCATAAACCCTGTGTTCTGGGAATCTTGGGAGCAATTGTAGGTTTACAAGGGTTTACCAAAAATAAAGAGTTCCCTAATTATTATAAGAAATTAAAAAGTATTCCAATTGGCATAAAACCGATAGGAAGTTACTGCGATAATGGGAATTTTTCCAAAATTGTTATCAAATATAATAATGCTACTTGCTTTGCAAACAAAGGTATTGAAGGAAATCCCAATGTTCAAGCAATATTAAATATTGCTGAGCAAACCCTAATTCGTCCGGCATACCGCATTTTTCTTTTGCTCGATTTGGAAAAGGAAAATGAACAGACGTTATACAACCGCATTCGACAACAGGAAGCAAGCTTTATCCCTTACCTTGGGAAAAACGACTATTCGGCCTGGTGGTATAAGGAGGATGTGAAAACAGATGATGGTGCAATCCTTTTTCAGGGGGTAAAAGAATACAACATTCTTCAGGATGAATTCAAAGACAATTATAAAATAGAAACCGTTTTTGTCAAACAGAAGCCTGTTGTTGAAAGCGTGGTAGAAGAAGGCGAAGAGGATGATTTCTCCGACAATTTTCAAATCTCAGATTTTGGAACTTATGTGTATTTTGAAAAGTTGCCATTAAAATATAATGAGCAACTTTATCAATATGATTATGCTGATTTTGCCTTGACTGATTCAAAGTTGAAAGTTGGTTCCTTACCAACTGAGAATTTGTACCATATTCAAGAGCAAGATAGTAGACAACGGTTTGTTGTTCAGTTGAATTAA
- a CDS encoding SMI1/KNR4 family protein — translation MPGNCMHFSSPANELKINIFERINQVQLPDSFKKFLLEYNGGMMLYDYQADFIQTQADFDLYKKESVYLLSIEEITEKYANMVSLAVQRGNNIHPYPFIPFCTLPDKSFLSFVSLSDSHTESPVFIGTHRQSEKLWNWVSSGFPDFLKHYMDKNGHPEFSDTDVNKNAHHFFNALGVGEEIRKGANSLNSLSAKERARYYYEQALQHNKSDKYFESWELISKAINEESNNAFYYFFRAEILNLTKQFRAALIDYDSALKLEPENSFYWCCRAEVFIQLKKLNRALEDCSQALQIDPKNTLAYFLRKQVYLKMGNLELAEKDQQKIDELEKIE, via the coding sequence ATGCCAGGCAATTGTATGCATTTTAGTTCCCCTGCGAATGAACTAAAAATAAATATTTTCGAAAGAATAAACCAGGTTCAGCTACCCGATTCCTTTAAGAAGTTCCTGCTTGAATATAACGGCGGGATGATGCTTTACGATTACCAGGCTGACTTTATACAAACCCAGGCTGATTTTGATCTTTACAAAAAAGAATCTGTGTATTTACTTTCAATAGAAGAGATAACAGAAAAATATGCAAACATGGTTTCACTGGCTGTTCAAAGAGGAAACAATATTCATCCGTATCCTTTTATCCCATTTTGCACACTGCCTGATAAAAGTTTTTTATCGTTTGTAAGTCTGTCTGATTCTCACACGGAAAGCCCTGTTTTTATTGGCACTCACCGTCAATCTGAAAAATTATGGAATTGGGTTTCATCGGGGTTTCCCGATTTTCTTAAACATTATATGGACAAAAATGGGCATCCGGAATTTTCAGACACAGATGTAAATAAAAATGCACATCATTTTTTTAATGCACTTGGAGTTGGTGAAGAAATAAGAAAAGGTGCAAATTCTTTGAATAGTCTATCTGCAAAAGAACGTGCCCGTTACTACTACGAGCAGGCTTTACAGCACAACAAAAGCGATAAATATTTCGAATCATGGGAATTGATTAGTAAAGCCATTAATGAAGAATCCAATAATGCATTTTACTATTTTTTCCGGGCGGAAATTTTAAACCTGACAAAACAATTTCGTGCGGCATTAATTGATTACGACAGTGCCTTGAAGCTGGAACCGGAAAATTCATTTTATTGGTGTTGTCGTGCGGAAGTATTTATACAGCTTAAAAAATTAAATCGTGCATTGGAAGATTGTAGCCAGGCCCTGCAAATAGATCCTAAAAATACATTGGCTTATTTTCTTCGCAAACAGGTTTACCTGAAAATGGGCAATTTAGAATTAGCCGAGAAGGACCAGCAGAAAATCGATGAATTAGAGAAAATTGAATAG
- a CDS encoding helix-turn-helix transcriptional regulator has product MREQNKLKRLLELMIYLSSGLRYSQHEIAGRFGVSGRTVFRDIKDLREVGFIIPEPVNGRYYIDKNTPYFKEISELLHFSKEEAHILQNAIHSVSDENLLKRNLIKKLYALYDFDRVANTIVKPQHSANIHELIKAIKYKNKVILRGYFSANSGEMKDRMVEPFDFTTNYVATWAFDMEDHCCKTFKNARITSVQPLPEPWENEKAHKAVPIDVFRISSDKRIKVRLNLSMRATELLKEEYPLSEEFICLLSDEQSVFETEVAGFEGVGRFVLGLINEIEIVYPDSLKDYLKNIIKNSIADIC; this is encoded by the coding sequence ATGAGAGAACAAAATAAGTTAAAACGATTACTGGAACTAATGATTTATCTTTCCAGTGGTCTTCGTTACAGCCAACATGAAATTGCAGGGCGTTTTGGAGTTTCAGGGCGGACTGTGTTTCGCGATATTAAGGATTTACGCGAAGTTGGATTTATAATTCCCGAACCGGTTAACGGCAGGTACTATATCGATAAGAATACACCCTATTTCAAAGAGATAAGCGAACTTTTACACTTTTCAAAAGAAGAGGCACACATTTTACAGAATGCAATTCATTCAGTGAGCGACGAAAATTTATTAAAACGCAATCTTATTAAAAAGCTGTACGCACTTTACGATTTCGACCGTGTTGCCAACACCATTGTAAAACCTCAGCATTCTGCCAATATCCATGAACTAATAAAGGCTATAAAATATAAAAACAAGGTTATTCTGCGCGGCTACTTTTCTGCCAACAGCGGAGAAATGAAAGACCGGATGGTTGAACCTTTTGATTTTACCACCAATTATGTAGCTACCTGGGCATTCGATATGGAAGACCATTGCTGCAAAACATTTAAAAATGCCCGAATTACTTCTGTGCAGCCATTACCCGAACCATGGGAAAATGAAAAAGCACACAAAGCCGTTCCCATCGATGTTTTCAGAATAAGTTCAGATAAACGTATCAAAGTCAGATTAAACCTGAGTATGCGGGCAACGGAACTATTAAAGGAAGAATATCCGTTGTCAGAGGAATTTATCTGTTTGCTGAGTGATGAACAATCTGTTTTTGAGACCGAAGTTGCAGGTTTCGAAGGTGTTGGTCGTTTTGTATTGGGATTAATCAACGAAATTGAAATCGTATATCCCGATAGTCTGAAAGATTATTTGAAAAACATAATAAAAAATAGTATTGCTGACATATGTTGA
- a CDS encoding AAA family ATPase has product MLLRKSKESYNYKFKSLKTYAWDRAIGNNYKFRSVFDRNEINYLSAEFSFYNKLFDEKDWDAKISIRGVALDGTVVIEEICLQEEEITIKKEQNIIRYYYGWGEEKYGVFWKKGKYRWIASINEKIVGINDFYIEDHGKVTSTDNPYFQVTSLRTYEAPAGDIDEQKREYLKTFDVKTTRFIMGEITFTSKIQPNWLCELFFNFYDDTGTLLGSSDTFGLMEEDKNTISAGYGAKDPGSWIEDNYRLEVVFMDTTVAVILFSVGPQNKERISEFEALMNDDVSGFFNAAHVSESTFSNKADEHAGPVIAPKEDKSNKPVNIKENSGKTLSEIMNKLDALIGLENIKSKVHEYVDYITFLQIRKEKGITDDDEISLHSVFTGNPGTGKTTVVKLLGEIFHAIGLLSKGHVYTVDANDLVSEYIRQTGKKTTEAIEKARGGILFIDEAYILYKKDSLGDFGPEAIAELITEMSDGKGDIAIMVAGYPNEMQSFLKSNPGLKSRFKHHFHFNDYTPDELLLIALYAAAKKNVFFDEPASDKIYKIITNAYRKRDKFFGNARYVFALVDQAKMNLGTRIVKHEQPEKLDEKSLSLIIEEDIEDIAVEMVSKKPRIQIDSVLLNTALEELNQLTGLENIKQEISELVRLTKYYREMKRDVLRTFSLHSIFTGNPGTGKTSVARILGKIYKALGLLERGHLIDADASSLIAGYIGQSALKTKELIEKANGGVLFIDEAYSLTNGRNNEFGQQAVAALIKEMEDQRGNFSLIVAGYTSEMESFIQSNPGLESRFDNKFEFHDFNENELWQIVVSMFKQKSLITDDEAEKHLKMYIAGLHKNRDRFFGNARSMRKIVEKAVRNQELRMADLPMSKRTSDVISKITLSDVQEFEYQKLQTKPTLGFKLAN; this is encoded by the coding sequence ATGTTGCTAAGAAAATCAAAAGAATCCTATAATTACAAATTTAAAAGTTTAAAAACCTACGCATGGGATCGGGCAATTGGTAATAATTATAAATTCAGATCGGTATTTGACAGGAATGAAATAAATTACCTGAGTGCAGAATTTAGTTTTTACAATAAATTATTTGATGAAAAAGACTGGGATGCCAAAATTAGCATTCGTGGAGTTGCGCTGGATGGTACAGTAGTTATTGAAGAAATATGTTTGCAGGAAGAAGAAATTACCATCAAAAAAGAGCAAAATATAATTCGTTATTATTACGGATGGGGAGAGGAAAAATATGGTGTGTTCTGGAAAAAAGGGAAATATCGGTGGATAGCTTCTATTAACGAAAAAATTGTTGGGATTAATGATTTCTATATTGAGGATCATGGAAAAGTAACTTCAACCGACAACCCGTATTTTCAGGTGACTTCTTTACGCACTTACGAAGCACCTGCCGGAGACATTGATGAACAGAAAAGAGAATACCTGAAAACTTTCGATGTTAAAACTACCCGATTTATCATGGGGGAAATAACATTTACAAGCAAAATACAGCCCAACTGGTTATGTGAGTTATTTTTTAATTTTTATGATGACACCGGAACTTTGCTGGGAAGTTCTGATACATTCGGATTAATGGAGGAGGATAAAAATACGATTTCAGCCGGATATGGCGCGAAAGATCCAGGCTCCTGGATTGAAGACAATTACAGGCTTGAAGTTGTATTTATGGATACAACAGTGGCAGTAATACTCTTTTCCGTAGGGCCTCAAAACAAGGAACGAATTAGCGAATTTGAAGCATTGATGAACGACGATGTTTCCGGTTTTTTTAATGCTGCCCATGTTTCAGAAAGTACATTCTCCAATAAAGCAGATGAACATGCAGGCCCCGTAATAGCACCTAAAGAGGATAAGTCAAATAAGCCAGTTAACATTAAAGAGAATTCGGGAAAAACCCTTTCTGAAATTATGAACAAACTGGACGCTTTGATTGGATTGGAAAATATAAAATCAAAAGTTCATGAGTATGTCGATTACATCACATTTCTTCAAATAAGAAAAGAAAAAGGAATAACTGACGATGATGAGATAAGTTTACATAGTGTATTTACAGGAAATCCGGGAACAGGAAAAACTACTGTTGTAAAATTACTGGGCGAGATTTTTCATGCTATTGGGTTATTATCGAAAGGGCATGTTTATACCGTTGATGCAAATGATTTAGTTTCAGAATACATTCGGCAAACGGGTAAAAAAACCACCGAAGCCATTGAAAAAGCAAGAGGTGGAATTTTATTTATCGATGAAGCTTACATTCTTTACAAAAAGGATTCGCTGGGAGATTTTGGCCCGGAAGCAATTGCCGAGCTAATAACAGAAATGAGTGACGGGAAAGGCGACATTGCTATTATGGTTGCAGGTTATCCAAATGAAATGCAGTCTTTTTTAAAGTCAAATCCTGGTCTTAAGTCGCGTTTTAAACACCATTTTCATTTCAACGATTACACACCGGACGAGCTTTTGCTAATTGCGCTTTATGCTGCCGCAAAGAAAAATGTATTTTTTGATGAACCTGCGTCAGATAAAATATATAAAATTATTACCAATGCTTACAGAAAGAGGGACAAATTTTTTGGAAATGCCCGCTATGTTTTTGCATTGGTTGATCAGGCCAAAATGAATTTGGGAACCAGGATAGTGAAACACGAACAGCCAGAGAAACTTGATGAAAAAAGTTTGTCATTAATCATTGAAGAGGATATTGAAGATATTGCAGTTGAAATGGTTTCAAAAAAGCCTCGTATTCAAATTGATAGTGTATTGTTAAATACTGCACTCGAAGAATTAAACCAACTCACCGGGCTTGAAAACATAAAACAGGAAATTAGCGAACTTGTGCGGCTAACCAAATATTACCGTGAAATGAAGCGGGATGTATTAAGGACATTTTCGTTGCACAGTATTTTTACCGGTAATCCCGGCACAGGAAAAACTTCAGTAGCAAGAATTCTGGGAAAAATTTATAAGGCGCTTGGTTTGCTTGAGAGAGGTCATTTAATTGATGCCGATGCAAGTTCGTTAATTGCAGGATACATCGGACAATCGGCTTTAAAAACCAAAGAGCTGATTGAAAAAGCAAATGGTGGAGTTTTATTTATTGATGAAGCCTACTCTCTTACTAATGGCAGAAACAACGAGTTCGGACAACAGGCAGTAGCCGCCTTAATAAAGGAGATGGAAGACCAGCGTGGTAATTTTAGTTTAATTGTTGCAGGTTATACCAGTGAAATGGAAAGCTTTATTCAGTCGAATCCAGGACTTGAATCCCGATTTGATAATAAGTTTGAATTTCATGATTTTAATGAAAATGAATTGTGGCAAATCGTTGTCAGCATGTTTAAGCAAAAAAGCCTGATTACAGATGATGAAGCGGAAAAACACCTAAAAATGTACATTGCCGGATTGCACAAGAACCGTGATCGTTTCTTTGGAAATGCACGTTCCATGCGAAAAATTGTTGAAAAGGCTGTACGAAACCAGGAATTAAGAATGGCAGATTTACCAATGTCAAAAAGGACTTCTGACGTTATTTCAAAAATTACGTTGTCTGATGTGCAGGAATTTGAATACCAAAAATTACAAACAAAACCTACACTTGGGTTTAAACTTGCAAATTAA
- the cas3 gene encoding CRISPR-associated helicase Cas3' yields MKSYKKILSNPNRYFAHLAKDNEAGGAETLLEHSDLVLYYAQKVCEKYGLNLVIQRLIEKGSSESVSSEFRAVVYKLFFQSVYFHDFGKINPNFQREKMNNSSFKSSNYEFGSDHSYPGVLMFINSVLSDVIKNDELLNNERLTAVIFVFLFCQPIAKHHSPYLTTTFKFIRERLDFSVESEKLNLSQVLEILKELENIEPSEYWSIISQGDAAQNASWIIKKIEKFNRQREDNKLEAFPLFALLKLHYSLLTASDYLATTHYMNNWTTPLTDFGQMNDELRQRIIRNVQSTKSYNKKVFDNLNGFEFTYPTEPSNENLNRLRQELSVEVVQNIRNNTDKNIFYIEAPTGGGKTNLSMLAAAELLAADAEINNLYYVFPFTTLITQTYKAVKETMGLDEDEIIQLHSKEGFKEKDDQYGQEKKNHIDYLFLNYPVALLSHVRFFDILKTNGKETNYLLHRLANSIVIVDELQSYPPKIWDKLIYFIQNYARYFNIRFILMSATLPKLDKLSNVEPDICYLTNHRKQFFQNPNFCNRVLFDFSLLGWAAPEKDEKAGYLQRLANILVEKSVEYAESNNKYPGSVFTIIEFIYKKTATEFYHIVKDKADGFFDKVFVLSGTILESRRKEIIYYLKDEDNRDKKVLLITTQVVEAGVDIDMDLGFKDKSLVDSDEQLAGRINRNVNKPACKLYLFNCDNAEVLYKGDKRFQLMQGELAGKEQEILQSKDFDLMYDHVMEKIDRQNDRIYQKGFSDFQNYLKMLDFPEVDKNFQIINQKSTSVYIPVTLPVYVPGTSQMERNFSEKEMIFLVRYHITGKDDITVSGEKVFELYEHLIQQRNDDFVDGKTELKKLQGIMSQFIFSLMTRSKALEELVVGAHGEERMGIYYLSHWERDKIYNYEFGLVEREEAAIIL; encoded by the coding sequence ATGAAATCGTATAAAAAAATTTTATCTAATCCTAACAGGTATTTCGCTCATTTGGCCAAAGACAACGAAGCTGGAGGTGCCGAAACACTTTTAGAACATTCGGATTTAGTGTTGTACTATGCTCAAAAAGTTTGTGAAAAGTATGGATTAAACCTTGTGATTCAAAGATTAATTGAGAAGGGGAGTAGTGAAAGTGTTTCTTCTGAATTTAGAGCAGTGGTTTATAAGCTGTTTTTTCAATCTGTCTACTTCCATGATTTTGGTAAAATAAACCCAAATTTTCAACGGGAAAAGATGAATAATTCCAGCTTTAAAAGTTCAAATTATGAATTTGGAAGCGACCATTCTTACCCGGGAGTTTTGATGTTTATCAATTCTGTTTTGTCCGATGTTATTAAAAATGACGAATTGCTTAATAATGAGCGGTTAACTGCTGTTATTTTTGTGTTTTTATTTTGTCAGCCAATTGCTAAACATCATAGCCCATATTTAACGACAACTTTCAAGTTTATACGAGAACGCCTTGATTTTTCAGTTGAATCAGAAAAGCTTAATTTGTCACAGGTGCTTGAAATATTAAAAGAATTAGAAAATATAGAGCCTTCAGAATATTGGTCAATAATTTCACAGGGAGATGCTGCGCAAAATGCGTCTTGGATCATAAAAAAGATAGAAAAGTTTAATCGACAAAGGGAAGATAATAAGTTAGAGGCTTTCCCCCTCTTCGCCCTTCTAAAGTTGCATTATTCTTTGCTGACAGCTTCCGATTATTTGGCAACTACACATTACATGAATAATTGGACAACACCTTTAACGGATTTCGGGCAAATGAACGATGAGTTACGGCAGCGTATTATCCGAAATGTACAATCAACTAAATCGTATAATAAAAAGGTGTTCGATAATTTAAATGGTTTTGAGTTTACTTATCCCACAGAACCAAGTAATGAGAATTTGAACCGGTTGAGGCAGGAGTTGTCAGTTGAAGTGGTGCAAAATATTCGCAACAATACAGACAAGAATATTTTTTACATTGAAGCGCCAACGGGTGGGGGCAAAACCAATTTGTCGATGTTGGCAGCAGCTGAACTTTTGGCTGCCGATGCTGAAATTAATAATTTATATTATGTGTTTCCTTTTACTACACTTATAACACAAACATACAAAGCGGTAAAAGAAACGATGGGGCTGGATGAAGATGAAATTATTCAGCTACACTCCAAAGAAGGTTTTAAAGAAAAAGATGACCAATACGGTCAGGAAAAGAAAAATCATATCGATTATTTATTTCTAAATTATCCGGTAGCTTTACTATCGCATGTTCGGTTTTTCGATATACTGAAAACCAACGGTAAAGAAACCAATTATTTATTACACCGTTTGGCGAATTCAATTGTAATTGTGGATGAGTTACAATCGTATCCTCCCAAAATTTGGGATAAACTTATTTATTTCATTCAGAATTACGCCCGGTATTTTAATATTCGTTTCATCCTGATGTCGGCTACATTGCCAAAGCTCGATAAACTATCGAATGTAGAGCCTGATATTTGTTACCTTACTAACCATCGTAAACAGTTTTTTCAAAACCCAAATTTCTGCAACCGGGTTTTGTTCGACTTTTCGTTATTAGGTTGGGCAGCTCCTGAGAAAGATGAAAAAGCCGGTTACTTGCAACGACTCGCCAATATTCTCGTTGAAAAATCGGTAGAATATGCAGAAAGTAACAACAAGTACCCAGGTAGTGTATTTACCATCATCGAGTTCATCTATAAAAAAACAGCAACCGAATTTTACCATATAGTAAAAGATAAAGCAGATGGATTTTTTGATAAAGTTTTTGTATTGTCAGGAACTATTTTGGAGTCCCGGAGGAAAGAAATTATTTATTACCTAAAAGACGAAGACAACAGAGATAAGAAAGTACTATTGATTACCACCCAGGTAGTTGAAGCGGGAGTTGATATTGATATGGATTTAGGCTTCAAAGACAAATCGCTGGTGGATAGCGATGAGCAATTGGCCGGACGTATTAACAGAAATGTAAACAAGCCCGCTTGTAAATTATATTTGTTCAATTGTGACAATGCCGAAGTGTTGTACAAAGGAGATAAACGATTTCAGCTAATGCAAGGTGAGTTGGCTGGCAAGGAGCAAGAAATACTTCAGTCGAAAGATTTTGATTTAATGTATGACCACGTAATGGAAAAGATAGACCGGCAGAACGACCGTATTTACCAAAAGGGCTTTTCCGATTTCCAGAATTACCTGAAGATGCTCGATTTTCCAGAAGTAGACAAAAATTTCCAAATTATAAATCAGAAAAGTACATCCGTTTATATTCCTGTAACACTTCCTGTTTATGTACCTGGAACCAGCCAGATGGAAAGGAACTTTTCTGAAAAAGAGATGATATTTTTAGTTAGGTATCACATTACAGGAAAGGATGACATTACAGTCTCCGGTGAAAAAGTATTTGAATTGTATGAACATTTGATTCAACAAAGAAACGATGATTTTGTGGACGGAAAGACAGAATTAAAGAAGTTGCAGGGAATAATGAGTCAATTCATTTTTTCGTTAATGACCCGTTCAAAAGCTTTGGAGGAACTTGTGGTAGGAGCCCATGGAGAAGAACGCATGGGGATTTATTATCTCAGTCACTGGGAAAGGGATAAAATTTATAATTATGAGTTTGGTTTGGTTGAAAGAGAGGAAGCAGCAATAATTTTATAA